A single region of the Flavobacteriales bacterium genome encodes:
- a CDS encoding RecQ family ATP-dependent DNA helicase, producing MSPPLKKSLKQYFGFDQFKGQQDAIVQSLLDGNDTFVIMPTGGGKSLCYQLPALMSEGTAIVVSPLIALMKNQVDAIRGFSEDEGVAHVINSSLTKKEIARVKEDILSGVTKLLYVAPESLTKDENIEFLKQTQVSFYAIDEAHCISEWGHDFRPEYRNLRTIMSKIQRAPIIALTATATPKVQEDIQKSLGMEGARVFKDSFNRPNLYYEIRPKVNVVKEIIKYVKSRPEKSGIIYCLSRKKVEELAETLQVNGIKALPYHAGLDAGTRAKHQDAFLMEDVEVIVATIAFGMGIDKPDVRFVLHHDIPKSLESYYQETGRAGRDGGEGVCIAFYSYKDIEKLEKFMRGKPVAEQEVGHQLLQEVVAYAETSMSRRKFISHYFGEEWDEKNGDGVGMDDNQRYPKEHFEGKEYVQKALQVVRDTKERFKIEDLSKYLSGIRNATIETYKLDSRPGFGSGKDKDMAFWRMVYRQAIVADLLRKEIETYGILKITPKGEEFLQSPKSLMLAEDHYYDIAAEADESNASTGNTGGADQELVKMLRDLRKKAASKKGLPPYAIFQESSLEDMAIQYPITQDEMKNIFGVGEGKARKFGKPFLELIERYVQDNNIERPEDMVVKTVVNKSGLKVYIIQSTDRKLPLEDIAAAKNLEMDDLLTEIERIVYSGTKVNIDYYIDEMLDEEQQEEIFNYFMEEADTDSIEEAMDEFDEEYSDEELRLMRIKFLSEVAN from the coding sequence ATGTCTCCCCCTTTAAAGAAATCGCTTAAACAGTATTTTGGCTTTGACCAATTCAAAGGTCAGCAAGACGCAATCGTCCAAAGTTTGCTCGATGGCAACGACACCTTCGTCATAATGCCCACGGGTGGTGGAAAGAGTTTGTGCTATCAGCTTCCGGCACTCATGAGCGAAGGAACGGCGATCGTAGTATCGCCCTTGATCGCCCTCATGAAGAACCAGGTCGACGCCATTCGCGGATTCAGCGAAGACGAAGGAGTAGCGCACGTAATCAATAGCTCTTTGACCAAGAAAGAGATCGCTCGGGTGAAGGAAGATATTCTTAGCGGTGTCACCAAGTTATTATACGTCGCTCCGGAATCGCTCACCAAGGACGAGAACATTGAATTTCTGAAGCAGACTCAGGTTTCGTTTTACGCTATCGACGAGGCACACTGTATTTCGGAATGGGGTCACGATTTTAGACCTGAGTATCGGAATTTACGCACGATCATGTCGAAAATCCAGCGGGCACCGATCATAGCGCTGACCGCCACGGCCACACCTAAAGTGCAAGAAGATATTCAAAAGAGCCTCGGCATGGAGGGAGCTCGTGTTTTCAAGGACTCTTTCAACAGACCGAATCTTTATTATGAGATTCGACCCAAGGTAAATGTGGTCAAAGAGATCATTAAGTATGTTAAGTCCCGGCCAGAGAAGTCGGGGATCATCTACTGTTTGTCGCGGAAAAAAGTAGAAGAACTTGCCGAGACCTTGCAGGTAAACGGAATAAAAGCCTTGCCGTACCACGCAGGACTCGACGCGGGCACACGAGCCAAGCATCAAGATGCATTCTTGATGGAAGATGTAGAGGTTATCGTTGCTACGATCGCCTTTGGAATGGGAATCGACAAACCTGACGTGCGATTTGTATTGCACCACGACATCCCGAAATCACTCGAGAGCTACTATCAGGAGACAGGGCGCGCCGGTCGAGACGGTGGCGAAGGGGTTTGTATCGCGTTCTATAGTTATAAGGATATCGAAAAGCTCGAGAAGTTCATGCGGGGTAAACCCGTGGCTGAACAAGAAGTAGGACATCAGCTTTTGCAAGAAGTTGTGGCTTATGCTGAAACGAGCATGAGCCGACGTAAATTCATTTCACACTACTTCGGTGAAGAATGGGATGAGAAGAATGGCGACGGAGTCGGCATGGACGACAACCAGCGTTACCCTAAAGAGCATTTCGAAGGAAAAGAGTACGTTCAGAAAGCCTTACAAGTGGTGCGCGACACGAAGGAGCGATTCAAGATCGAAGACTTGTCGAAATACCTATCGGGCATTCGAAACGCCACCATCGAAACGTACAAACTCGATAGCCGGCCCGGATTTGGGAGCGGAAAAGATAAGGATATGGCTTTTTGGCGCATGGTTTATCGACAGGCTATCGTAGCTGACCTTTTGCGCAAAGAGATCGAAACCTATGGTATTCTGAAGATAACGCCAAAGGGAGAAGAGTTTTTACAGAGTCCGAAGTCGCTCATGTTGGCGGAGGATCATTATTACGATATCGCCGCCGAGGCCGACGAGTCCAATGCGTCGACCGGAAATACCGGAGGTGCAGATCAAGAATTGGTGAAGATGCTGCGCGACTTGCGCAAAAAGGCAGCCTCTAAAAAAGGGCTTCCTCCCTACGCGATCTTCCAAGAATCATCACTGGAAGACATGGCCATTCAATATCCGATCACCCAAGATGAAATGAAGAACATCTTCGGCGTGGGCGAAGGAAAGGCGCGCAAATTCGGAAAGCCGTTCCTGGAGCTGATCGAAAGGTATGTCCAAGACAACAACATCGAGCGTCCGGAGGACATGGTCGTAAAGACCGTAGTGAACAAGTCGGGCCTCAAGGTCTACATCATCCAAAGTACGGACCGCAAATTACCTCTGGAAGATATTGCCGCAGCCAAGAACTTGGAAATGGACGATCTCCTGACCGAGATCGAGCGCATCGTATACTCGGGTACGAAGGTGAACATCGATTACTACATCGATGAGATGCTCGACGAAGAGCAACAAGAAGAGATATTCAATTACTTCATGGAAGAAGCCGATACCGATTCCATCGAAGAAGCCATGGACGAATTCGACGAGGAGTACTCAGACGAAGAACTTCGCTTGATGCGCATTAAGTTCTTGAGCGAGGTGGCTAACTAA
- a CDS encoding sulfite exporter TauE/SafE family protein, with the protein MNLSTILILIFIGLAAGILSGLVGVGGGILMVPAMVFFLGLSQHAAQGTSLAVMLPPVGIMACINYYKAGALDWKFALVIAITFVVGGYFGSKMAIAIDQRMLKKIFGVIMLLAALKLIFSK; encoded by the coding sequence ATGAATTTGTCTACCATCCTCATTCTTATTTTTATCGGCCTCGCGGCCGGAATATTATCCGGACTCGTCGGGGTCGGCGGTGGCATCCTGATGGTACCAGCCATGGTCTTTTTTCTTGGCCTTTCGCAACACGCCGCCCAAGGAACGAGTTTGGCCGTGATGCTTCCACCCGTCGGGATCATGGCCTGCATCAACTACTACAAAGCTGGAGCCCTCGATTGGAAATTCGCCCTTGTCATCGCGATCACTTTCGTGGTGGGAGGTTACTTCGGTAGTAAAATGGCCATCGCTATCGATCAACGTATGCTTAAAAAGATCTTTGGGGTGATCATGTTGCTGGCGGCCCTGAAACTGATTTTCTCAAAATAG